Genomic segment of Longimicrobiaceae bacterium:
CGTTCGAGGAGTCGGGCAACGTATTCGACCCGGAGCTGGCCGCGCGCATGCGCGAGTACATCCTCGCGCCGGGCAACTCGACCGACCGGGCGGAGGCGTACCGACAGTTCCGCGGACGCGACCCGCGCGTCGAGGCACTGCTCGAGGTGCGCGGCTTCCCGGTGGAGGCGGTGCAGTAAGGCGAGGGCGGGGAACAATTACGAATTATGAATTACGGATTACGGATTACGGATTACGGATTGCTTGCGGGTCTGTCCGGGGGGCGGTTGGGCCTGTCATTCGCGCACGATTCTCGAGACGATATCGCCTGTAGGGGCGCCCGTTGTGGGCGCCGCACGACAGAACCGAGGCTTCCGGACGTTGAGGAATCCGCGGGCGCAAACAATTCGTAATTCGTAATTCGTAATTCGTAATTATTCCCCCCTGCTACTCCGCACTCGCTCGGGGCGGCGGGAACTCGCCTACTACCTGCCCGAGGAGCGTCGACAGCTCCTGCACGATATCCGGGTGCTCGGCGGCGACGTTTCGCGTCTCGCCGGGATCCGCTTCCAGGTCGTAGAGCTGCGGCTCGGGATCGTTGCCCAGCTCGGTGTTGGTGTTGGCGCTGACGCGAGGTCCCTGGTTGGGAGGAATGTACTTCCAGCGGCCGCGCACAATTGCAAGGTGTCGGGCGGTTGCCTGCTCGATCAGGTACTCGCGCCCCTGGTCCGACCGGCCGAGCAGGGCGGCGAGCTGATCCTCGCTATCGGGTGCCGCGTCGGAGGGCAGCTTCACCCCTGCCAGCGCGGCCATGGTGGCCGGGAAGTCGACCTGCGAGATCAGCGCGTTCGACGTCCGACCCGCAGGCACCACTCCGGGCCACCGAACCAGGGTCGCCACGCGGGTTCCCCCCTCGAAGGCGCTGTACTTCCCTCCCCGGAACGGTCCCGCAGGGCGGTGGTCGCCCAGCAGCTCTACCGCCTGATCCTGGTACCCATCATCCACGACCGGGCCGTTGTCGCTCGAAAAGATCACCAGCGTGTTCTCCCGCAGGCCGAGTCGGTCGAGGGCGTCGAGCACCTGCCCCACCTGCCAATCGAGCTGCAGGATCGCGTCGCCGCGGGGGCCCATGCCGCTACGACCTGCGAAGTCGCGATGGGGCACGCGCGGCACGTGGATGTCGTGGGTCGAGAAAAAGAGGAAGAAGCGCTCATCCCGGTGCTGCTCGATGAACTCGACAGCCTTCGACGCGAACACGCGGGCCATTGTCGTGTCTTGCCAGCGGGCCGATTTACCCCCGGACATGTAGCCGATGCGGCTGATGCCGTTGACGATCGTGAAGTCGTGGCCGTGGCTCGGGTGCAGCGTCAACAGCTCGGGATTCTCGCGACCCGTCGGCTCGCTTCCCACCTTTTCCTTGAAGCTGACCTGGATCGGATCTGACGGGTCGAGGCCCACCACGCGGTGGTTCTCGACGTAGACGGTGGGGACCCGATCGCCCGTGGCCGGCATCAGGAAGGCGTAGTCGAAGCCGATTTCCAGCGGGCCCGGGCGGATCTCACCGTTCCAGTCAGGCCCCCCATCCGGACCGAGGCCCAGGTGCCACTTCCCCACCACGCCCGTGGTGTAGCCGGCCTCTTTCAGGATCGAGGCGAGGGTCACCCGGCCGGGAGGGATGATCGCCGCGGCGTCGCCCGGCAAGACGTTGGTGCCGGCCTGCCGGAAAGCGTACTGCCCGGTGAGCATCGCAAAACGCGACGGGGTGCAGGTGGCCGCGGCGGAGTGGGCATGGGTGAAACGCAGTCCCTCGCGCGCAATCCGATCGATATTGGGGGTGGAGATGCGGGTGGCGCCGTTGGCGCTCACGTCTCCGTAACCGAGATCGTCGGCGTAGATGAGCACGATGTTCGGCGGCTGCTCTGGCGCTGGCATTCGCATGGACGGCGCGCAGGCGGCGAACGCAAGGAGGATCAGGAACGGGAGGCTGCGACGGAAGCTCATGCTCGAAGCGGTCTCGCGGGTGGAGGCGCCGGCGGGCAAGGCCGGCCCCGTTCAGGCTGGTTGAGGACAAGGTAAGCGGGGGTAAAAGAGGAAGCCAGAAGCCAGGAGCCAGGAGCCAGAATGACGACTGGCTTTCGACTTCTCGCTTCTGGATTCCAGCTTCTGGCTTCTGGCTTCGGTGCACCGGCCGTTCTATTGCGCGGAATGCACTCCGGTGGCTTCTGCTCCAGCCGGCCGCAACAGCCGCGGATCGGAGCGCAGGATCTGGTAGAAGCGATCCGCGAGCAGGCGGTGGCCGAGCTCGTTCGGGTGCCCGTCCCAAGGGCCCAGATACACCTCGGTCTCTGCATAATCCCCGTACGCCCCTTCTAGCGTGTGGGAGATGAAGCCTGCCTCGGAGGCAAGCCGCTCGAGCCACGCGACCGGTGCGGGCGGAGAGCCGTTGACCTCATCGGTGGTGGGGACGAAGAGCCACACGCACGGGATCCCGTGCTCCCGGCAGAGCTCTGCCATCCCCTGGAAGCTCCACCGCGCCACATCGACCAGCACCGGCTGCAGACTGCGCTCGATGGAGGCGGCGCTGCCTGCCTCGAGAGCGCCGGACCGGGCGAGAATCTCTCGCAGCTCGGGGTCGGTGATCGGGAGCCCCTTCTCGATGGCGATCCGCAGGTGCGTACGCAGGCGCGCTCCGATTTCCTGGCTATGGCCCGCGACGACGAGGAGGTCAGGATCGAAGTCGAAAACGCGGCTCCGGGCCGATAGATAGGTGTGCAGCAGGCCGTACCCGGCCACGGAGAAGTTGAGGATCTCGTAGCGCTCTCCGCTCGCCGCGCCTTCGCTGTTGAGCCGATCCTCGACGACGTTCTCGTAGACCGAGTCCTGCGGCACACCTGCACCCACTTCGTAGGAAGATCCCAGCAGCGCGATCCTGAACACCCCCGTCGGCTTGGCCTGCTCGTAGTCGCGATCCCGCATTCCCCACCGGTTGGTGCGGAAGGGCGCCAGCTTCACCGTTTCCTCGTAGCCGGGGACCATCTCGTACTCGAGCAGATCGTCTCGCTCCCGAGTCGCGCGGCTCCCGCGACCCGACCCACCCCAGTTGTCCGGCCGTTGCGCCAACGCCTGCACGGTCTCGATTGCGTTGGCGAAGCTCCCTGCATCGAGCAGCCCCTCGTAGTAGCCGCGCTCCATCAGCTCCGTGTCGCGGCGGTTCATCCGGTTCTCGCGCACGGCGAGAACCGCGTCCTCCACCGGGTCCGCGAGCACCGGCCGGATGCCGGGCGTACCGATCAGGATGAGAACCACCGCCGTCGCCCCGACGAGCACGGCCGACCAGAGCGGCGGCCTCTCATCCGGCGGAGGCGATGGCAGCCACTTCCGACTGACGACGTACTGCAGCAGCACCCCGAGAGCGACGAGGACGGCCAGCGCAACGATGAGAACCGCTACCTCCGAAGCTCGAGCGCGACCCGCGACGGCGACCATGGCGATCCACTCTTCGACGGAGGCGCTGCTCCACAGCGACCAGAGAACGGTGATCGTAACGAACATCGCCAACGTCCGGAGCGAGAGGAGGAGCGCCGGACGCAGCGCCCAGCGTGGCTCGCCCAGGCTTCGCCTGCGGCCACGCCTGGCCTCGTACAGCGAGTTCGCCACCACCAGCGTCCCGAGGATCCCCCAGAAGAGGGCGTCGGTGAGGCGGAGCGGGAAGCTTCCCCGTAGCCAGAACCACTGGTACGAGTGGAGTAGCCACGTTCCCAGAAACACCGCCGCCGTGGCGATCACCATTGCCGCATTGAGGCCCAGCTTCCGCGCGCGCATCAACGACGGATAGTAGAAGATCTTCATCATGAAGTCCTTCCAGTAGATGTTGATCCGCCGCCAGTAGTCGTTGAAGCTTGACGCGAGGAAGTAGAGGTGGTGGGTCTCCGGCAGGTTGAAGCCGAAGAGACAGAGGATCCCGACAATCAGGTGAAACTGCCCGGAGATGCGCAGATAGAGCAGATAGGTGGTCAGCATCGCCTGCACCACACCACCGAGCGTCTGCACCTCGGCCTGCGTCGGCACGAAAAAGAGGTAGACGACCCGGTACAGCAGCAGGTGCAGCATCCCGCGAAAGATCCACCGCAGGCCCTTCTCGTAGATCTCCACGGCCGGGCGGTCGTAGTAGGTGCGCAGATAGGTGCGGTAGTCGACGACCGGGCAGAGCGGAAAGCAGACGTTCGGCAGCAGGAAGAAGTAGCCGAGCCGGGCGGCCAGGGGAGCCGGCTGGGTCTCGTGCCGCAGGTCGTAGAGGTAGACGACCAGGCGGAACATGAACATGGAGCCGAGGATGGGCAGCACCATGACGGGCAGCAACGGCATGCGCCCGAACGGCGTGGGGATCCACCCGGTTCGCATCCCCGCGAGCAGCGCCCCGGCCGCGACCAGCAGGGCAACCCGTGCGGCAAAGGGAATCGGCAGATGACACAGCGCGATCAGGCCGAGCCCGAGGAGGATGAGGCCCGTCCCGTACTCCGCACCGAAAACAGTGAGGATGGCCGCCAGGGAAAGCAGCACGAAGAAAGAGCGACGCAGTGCGATGGGCAGCACCGCGTTGATGACGAAGCCGACGAACAGGAGGGGCAGGATGCGGACGAAGCCGAAGCTCTCCTCCAGGCGGAAAGTCCGGATCGCCAGCAGAACGAGCGCGAGCTGAGCCGCCACCATCAGAAGGCGACCTACATCGGGTAGCTCGACAGCGCCCGTCCGTTCGCCTCGCTGGAGGGCGCGCTGGAGAGCCAGAACAAGGGAAGGCCGGGCGGCCCTCCCGGCGGCGGGCGGGGACGGAGGAGCGGTCATGATTCGGAGCGAAGAGGGGGAGGCGGCTTGATGATTCGCGCCGACGCAGCCCGCCGGCCCGCACGAAATGCGCCCCGTTCAGAAGTGTCCCCAGCGGGTGAGAATCCCGCCCCCTGCCCGCGAGCGCGATCCGCTCCCGGCGGCGCTGCTGCTGAAATGACGCCACAATCTGCGGCCGACGTTCGGCACAGGTGGGGCGTCGCGGCCCCTCCTTCTGTCGTGACGCCGCGGTACCCTTTACTTTCCTGCCGCTTCATCGACGAAACCTGCAGACAGCGGCGGGCTCATGGGCATCTTTCCGCGCGACGAGAAGTTTTTCGATCTGTTCAATACTCTGGCGAGTCGGCTGGTCGACTCGGCCGCGATCCTCGATCAGCTGTTCAAGGAGCCGGACCGAATCCCCCAGCACGTCGCCGCCATCAAGGAGCTCGAGCATCAGGCGGACGAGCTGACGCGGAGCGTTATGGACCGGATCGATCGGAGCTTCGTCACCCCGATCGACCGTGAGGACATCCACCTGCTGGCCTCGTCGCTCGACGAGGTGATCGACCTGATCGACGGCACCGCGCGGCGCGCGCAGATGTTCCGCATCGTCGACATCCACCAGCCGGCACGCGAGCTCACGTCGATCATCGTGCGCGCCGCGGCCGCCATCCAGATCGGGGTGAGAGGGGTGAAGAACTCGAAGGAGGTGGCCACGCAGGCCCGGCAGATCAAGGTGCTGGAGGAGGAGGGAGACGCCGTCTATCACGAGGCGGTGGGTCTCCTCTTCGAGGGCACGCCGGAGCCGCTGAACGTGATCAAGTGGAAGGAGATCTACGATAAGTTGGAAGACACGCTCGACCAGTGTGAAGACGTCGCGAACGTGCTGGAGAGTATCTCCATCAAGAACAGCTGATGGTCACGTTCATCCTCTTCATCGTCTTCGTCGCATTCGTCTTCGATTTCATCAACGGGTTCCACGACTCCGCGAACTCTATCGCGACGGTGGTGGGAACCCGGGTTTT
This window contains:
- a CDS encoding arylsulfatase, yielding MSFRRSLPFLILLAFAACAPSMRMPAPEQPPNIVLIYADDLGYGDVSANGATRISTPNIDRIAREGLRFTHAHSAAATCTPSRFAMLTGQYAFRQAGTNVLPGDAAAIIPPGRVTLASILKEAGYTTGVVGKWHLGLGPDGGPDWNGEIRPGPLEIGFDYAFLMPATGDRVPTVYVENHRVVGLDPSDPIQVSFKEKVGSEPTGRENPELLTLHPSHGHDFTIVNGISRIGYMSGGKSARWQDTTMARVFASKAVEFIEQHRDERFFLFFSTHDIHVPRVPHRDFAGRSGMGPRGDAILQLDWQVGQVLDALDRLGLRENTLVIFSSDNGPVVDDGYQDQAVELLGDHRPAGPFRGGKYSAFEGGTRVATLVRWPGVVPAGRTSNALISQVDFPATMAALAGVKLPSDAAPDSEDQLAALLGRSDQGREYLIEQATARHLAIVRGRWKYIPPNQGPRVSANTNTELGNDPEPQLYDLEADPGETRNVAAEHPDIVQELSTLLGQVVGEFPPPRASAE
- a CDS encoding SGNH/GDSL hydrolase family protein encodes the protein MTAPPSPPAAGRAARPSLVLALQRALQRGERTGAVELPDVGRLLMVAAQLALVLLAIRTFRLEESFGFVRILPLLFVGFVINAVLPIALRRSFFVLLSLAAILTVFGAEYGTGLILLGLGLIALCHLPIPFAARVALLVAAGALLAGMRTGWIPTPFGRMPLLPVMVLPILGSMFMFRLVVYLYDLRHETQPAPLAARLGYFFLLPNVCFPLCPVVDYRTYLRTYYDRPAVEIYEKGLRWIFRGMLHLLLYRVVYLFFVPTQAEVQTLGGVVQAMLTTYLLYLRISGQFHLIVGILCLFGFNLPETHHLYFLASSFNDYWRRINIYWKDFMMKIFYYPSLMRARKLGLNAAMVIATAAVFLGTWLLHSYQWFWLRGSFPLRLTDALFWGILGTLVVANSLYEARRGRRRSLGEPRWALRPALLLSLRTLAMFVTITVLWSLWSSASVEEWIAMVAVAGRARASEVAVLIVALAVLVALGVLLQYVVSRKWLPSPPPDERPPLWSAVLVGATAVVLILIGTPGIRPVLADPVEDAVLAVRENRMNRRDTELMERGYYEGLLDAGSFANAIETVQALAQRPDNWGGSGRGSRATRERDDLLEYEMVPGYEETVKLAPFRTNRWGMRDRDYEQAKPTGVFRIALLGSSYEVGAGVPQDSVYENVVEDRLNSEGAASGERYEILNFSVAGYGLLHTYLSARSRVFDFDPDLLVVAGHSQEIGARLRTHLRIAIEKGLPITDPELREILARSGALEAGSAASIERSLQPVLVDVARWSFQGMAELCREHGIPCVWLFVPTTDEVNGSPPAPVAWLERLASEAGFISHTLEGAYGDYAETEVYLGPWDGHPNELGHRLLADRFYQILRSDPRLLRPAGAEATGVHSAQ
- a CDS encoding DUF47 family protein → MGIFPRDEKFFDLFNTLASRLVDSAAILDQLFKEPDRIPQHVAAIKELEHQADELTRSVMDRIDRSFVTPIDREDIHLLASSLDEVIDLIDGTARRAQMFRIVDIHQPARELTSIIVRAAAAIQIGVRGVKNSKEVATQARQIKVLEEEGDAVYHEAVGLLFEGTPEPLNVIKWKEIYDKLEDTLDQCEDVANVLESISIKNS